In Deferribacteraceae bacterium V6Fe1, one genomic interval encodes:
- a CDS encoding HIT domain-containing protein produces MKRVWAPWRMRYIDGSHKDEGCIFCTKPKEDESRDKENLILHRGKKAFIMMNLFPYTNGHVMVIPYKHTGNIEDLDDEEMLELMNLCKLTVKSMKSIIGPEGFNIGFNVGRPAGAGVVDHVHMHIVPRWVGDTNFMPLLAETKVISEHIFDTYDKLKSALSKLEEL; encoded by the coding sequence ATCAAAAGAGTATGGGCACCGTGGAGGATGCGTTATATCGACGGTTCACATAAGGATGAAGGGTGCATTTTCTGCACAAAACCAAAAGAAGACGAAAGTAGAGATAAAGAAAATCTTATTCTCCATAGAGGTAAAAAAGCCTTTATAATGATGAATCTTTTCCCCTACACAAATGGACACGTGATGGTTATCCCTTATAAACATACGGGTAATATTGAAGATTTGGATGATGAGGAGATGCTTGAGCTTATGAATTTGTGTAAGCTTACCGTCAAATCTATGAAAAGTATTATAGGTCCTGAAGGGTTTAATATAGGATTTAATGTAGGTCGTCCTGCAGGTGCGGGGGTTGTTGACCATGTCCATATGCATATAGTGCCAAGATGGGTTGGTGACACAAATTTTATGCCACTGCTGGCGGAAACAAAGGTGATTTCAGAGCATATTTTTGACACTTACGATAAGCTTAAGTCTGCTTTGTCAAAATTGGAGGAGTTATGA
- a CDS encoding LapA family protein — protein sequence MKLIGNIIKIIVIAVILVLGYLNMQMVEVTYFFTKAPIKVPLILVFLGGIVIGVVLAGLIAFGEKFKLKREISSLKKKIAESESEIKRLRTLPLSKEEKQS from the coding sequence ATGAAACTGATTGGGAATATTATAAAAATTATAGTAATTGCTGTAATACTGGTGCTTGGATATTTGAATATGCAGATGGTTGAAGTGACATATTTCTTTACAAAAGCACCCATTAAAGTCCCCTTGATTTTAGTTTTTTTGGGTGGAATAGTTATTGGGGTGGTTTTGGCAGGTTTGATAGCCTTTGGGGAAAAGTTTAAACTCAAAAGAGAAATTAGTAGCCTTAAGAAAAAAATAGCTGAATCCGAAAGCGAAATAAAAAGGCTTAGGACTTTGCCGCTTTCTAAAGAGGAAAAGCAGAGCTAA
- the mutS gene encoding DNA mismatch repair protein MutS → MSESDFSKLTPMMQQFYSIKKEYPDCILFFRMGDFYEMFDDDAKTASKILGIALTNRNKSSDNSPPMCGIPYHSYQTYLNKLLSAGFKVAICEQLEDPSKVKGIVKRGVVRVVTPGTIIEDETLSNSNFNFLVAVSKGRDFYYAAIADISTGDLFLFNSKELSEIVNKFKPKEIIGEIDNLNGINLPFFKIERVYHYKSMLTGITDYFGGSSLKSVGITEDEYVKPVFYLLSYLKEMLIEVKLKKPTVFLSDRQMYLDAIAQKTLELFESTSGRKDATLFNVLNKCSTPMGERLLAVYLMSPTNDLNEIDIRLNIVEYFLYNKEKRVNIKELLKGVYDLERILTRLNAKKGTPRDLSWLKSSLIPLTTIKKLLKGTNNPFIDDLYDNFDDLPDICEFLDKAVFDEPPISIDKGGTIKDGFVKEIDELRFLRKNSRVELAKIESEEKEATGISNLKIKFNKVFGYYLEVPKSQIKNVPDYFERRQTLVNAERYIIPRLKELEEKILTSEDKLIELEKEVFEDIVEQIVKQSERIRNTSNLLGRIDTLISFADVAESNRYVRPTVNDSGVIKIIDGRHPVIEKFLDEPFVPNDVFLNNDESRLMIITGPNMAGKSTYIRTVALISIMAHIGSFVPAKDAEVGFIDRIFTRIGASDNLSQGESTFMVEMVETGNILNNATEKSLVILDEIGRGTSTFDGVSIAWAISEYLLNKVKAKTLFATHYHELSDIPLANHGAKNLTIEVKEWKNEIIFLRKIIEGSTDRSYGIYVAKLAGLPQEIVQRSDEILKQLEKNEFGLDGLPKLARKAKKEQQIVQPMLIFEENEALEELRKIDVNNITPLEALNILAKLKELADE, encoded by the coding sequence ATGAGTGAGTCTGACTTTTCTAAGTTAACACCCATGATGCAGCAGTTTTACTCTATCAAAAAAGAGTATCCCGACTGCATTCTTTTTTTTAGGATGGGTGATTTCTACGAAATGTTTGACGATGATGCTAAAACAGCAAGCAAAATCCTTGGAATTGCTCTTACTAACAGAAATAAGTCTTCAGATAATAGCCCCCCTATGTGCGGCATCCCTTATCATTCTTATCAAACTTACCTTAATAAACTTTTGAGCGCAGGGTTTAAAGTGGCGATATGCGAGCAGCTGGAAGACCCTTCAAAAGTTAAAGGGATTGTAAAAAGGGGTGTGGTGAGGGTTGTGACACCCGGCACCATTATTGAAGATGAAACATTGTCTAATTCAAATTTTAACTTTCTTGTAGCCGTATCTAAAGGAAGAGATTTCTATTATGCGGCAATTGCCGATATCTCTACAGGGGATTTGTTCCTTTTTAATTCAAAAGAATTGTCGGAAATTGTAAATAAATTCAAACCAAAAGAGATTATCGGGGAGATAGACAACCTTAACGGTATCAATTTACCATTTTTTAAAATTGAAAGGGTTTACCATTATAAAAGCATGCTCACCGGGATAACAGACTATTTTGGTGGCTCATCGTTGAAGTCAGTCGGTATTACGGAAGATGAATATGTTAAGCCGGTTTTTTACCTTCTGTCCTACCTCAAAGAGATGTTAATCGAAGTGAAATTAAAAAAGCCTACCGTGTTTTTATCTGACAGGCAAATGTATCTTGATGCTATTGCCCAAAAGACGCTGGAGCTTTTTGAAAGCACATCCGGGAGAAAAGATGCCACATTATTTAATGTTCTAAATAAGTGCTCAACCCCTATGGGTGAAAGGCTCCTTGCAGTCTATCTTATGTCCCCCACAAATGATTTGAATGAAATAGATATCAGACTTAATATAGTGGAATATTTTTTATACAATAAAGAGAAAAGAGTTAATATTAAAGAGCTTTTAAAGGGTGTATATGATCTTGAGAGAATTTTAACAAGGTTAAATGCAAAAAAAGGCACCCCGAGAGATTTGAGTTGGCTTAAAAGTTCCCTTATCCCACTTACTACTATAAAAAAGTTACTTAAGGGGACAAATAATCCTTTTATCGATGATTTGTATGACAATTTTGATGATTTGCCAGATATTTGTGAGTTTTTGGACAAAGCCGTCTTTGATGAACCGCCGATATCCATTGATAAGGGTGGGACGATAAAAGATGGTTTTGTAAAAGAGATAGATGAATTGCGGTTTTTAAGAAAAAACAGCCGTGTTGAGCTTGCTAAAATTGAATCAGAAGAGAAAGAAGCTACGGGGATTAGCAACCTTAAGATAAAATTTAATAAGGTTTTTGGATACTATCTTGAAGTTCCAAAATCTCAGATTAAAAATGTCCCCGATTATTTTGAAAGAAGGCAGACCCTTGTTAATGCCGAACGATATATAATCCCAAGATTAAAAGAGCTTGAAGAAAAAATCCTTACATCCGAAGATAAATTAATTGAGCTTGAAAAAGAGGTTTTTGAAGATATTGTTGAACAGATAGTTAAACAAAGTGAAAGGATTCGAAATACCTCAAATCTTTTGGGCAGAATAGATACGCTTATAAGCTTTGCCGATGTGGCTGAGTCAAACAGATATGTAAGGCCGACTGTAAATGACAGCGGTGTGATAAAAATAATAGATGGTAGGCATCCTGTGATAGAAAAATTTTTAGATGAGCCTTTTGTCCCAAATGACGTTTTTCTTAATAATGATGAAAGCAGGTTGATGATAATTACAGGCCCAAATATGGCGGGTAAAAGTACATATATCAGGACTGTAGCACTTATAAGCATAATGGCACATATCGGCTCTTTCGTGCCGGCCAAAGATGCTGAGGTGGGTTTTATTGACAGGATTTTTACCAGAATCGGTGCCAGCGACAACCTTTCCCAAGGGGAATCTACATTTATGGTGGAGATGGTTGAGACGGGGAATATTTTAAATAATGCCACGGAAAAATCATTGGTGATACTTGATGAAATAGGTAGGGGCACTTCGACATTTGACGGAGTATCTATAGCTTGGGCGATTTCGGAATATTTATTAAATAAAGTTAAGGCCAAAACACTTTTTGCCACACATTACCATGAGCTTTCAGACATCCCTCTGGCTAATCACGGAGCAAAAAATCTTACCATAGAGGTCAAAGAGTGGAAAAATGAGATAATCTTTCTAAGAAAGATTATTGAGGGGAGCACGGACAGAAGTTATGGAATTTATGTGGCAAAGCTGGCAGGGCTTCCACAGGAGATTGTTCAAAGAAGCGATGAGATTTTAAAACAATTGGAAAAGAATGAATTTGGCCTTGATGGACTACCAAAGCTTGCAAGAAAAGCAAAAAAAGAGCAGCAGATTGTCCAACCGATGCTTATTTTTGAAGAAAATGAAGCTCTTGAAGAGTTGAGAAAAATAGATGTAAATAATATAACCCCTCTTGAAGCCCTTAATATCTTGGCAAAATTAAAGGAGCTGGCTGATGAATAA
- a CDS encoding OmpA family protein, which translates to MKKLFYVLVAMLFVSSVYASQYEYSVSPYLGYHYFTGERDIDDNPEYGLRLGKSLNEKFEVELGVGYIPTEYDNGNDTNLFQYLGHVKYYFLENETLKPYGALGIAGDLSSSMNIGPSAALGVKYMVKDNFGIFAEVRDNYLFGDGNDVIAALGLTFNFGKKSKPVMDSDNDGVNDNIDKCLDTPKGDKVDSTGCTVKPVVLDTDKDGVADTEDMCQNTPINTPVDNKGCPFDTDNDGVFDYLDKCPSTQANVKVDTNGCPLDSDMDGVFDGLDKCPNSVKNAIVDKDGCEVKIKLNVQFDTNKADIKPEYVDEIKKFAEFLKRHPEVKVEIAGHTDSDGDRDKNIALSQKRADAVAEYLVTEFGIEKERISAKGYGPDKPITSNDTEEGKDQNRRVEALLLK; encoded by the coding sequence ATGAAAAAACTATTTTATGTTTTAGTTGCAATGCTTTTTGTTTCAAGTGTTTATGCTTCTCAGTATGAATACTCTGTGTCACCTTATTTAGGGTACCACTACTTTACGGGGGAAAGGGATATTGATGATAATCCAGAGTATGGATTAAGATTAGGCAAAAGTTTAAACGAAAAATTTGAAGTCGAACTTGGTGTAGGATACATTCCTACTGAGTATGACAATGGAAACGATACAAACCTTTTTCAATATTTAGGTCATGTTAAGTATTACTTTTTGGAAAATGAAACTCTTAAGCCTTATGGAGCTTTGGGTATTGCCGGTGACCTTAGTTCAAGTATGAACATTGGTCCTTCAGCAGCTTTAGGGGTCAAATACATGGTAAAAGATAATTTTGGCATTTTTGCCGAAGTAAGGGACAATTATCTTTTCGGTGACGGAAATGACGTAATTGCCGCTCTCGGATTGACTTTTAATTTTGGTAAAAAAAGCAAACCCGTTATGGATTCCGATAACGATGGTGTTAACGATAATATTGACAAATGCCTTGATACTCCCAAAGGGGACAAGGTTGACAGCACCGGATGCACAGTAAAACCCGTAGTGCTTGATACAGATAAAGACGGAGTGGCTGATACTGAAGATATGTGTCAAAATACTCCGATAAACACACCTGTTGACAATAAAGGTTGTCCGTTTGATACCGACAATGATGGTGTCTTCGACTATTTGGACAAATGCCCGAGCACTCAAGCTAACGTAAAAGTAGATACTAACGGTTGTCCGCTTGACTCAGATATGGATGGAGTGTTTGACGGGCTGGACAAATGTCCTAATTCAGTAAAAAATGCGATCGTTGATAAAGATGGCTGTGAAGTTAAAATTAAGCTTAACGTGCAGTTTGACACAAACAAAGCAGATATAAAACCTGAATACGTTGATGAAATCAAAAAATTTGCCGAGTTTTTAAAAAGACATCCAGAAGTTAAGGTAGAAATAGCAGGACACACCGACAGTGACGGTGACCGTGACAAAAATATAGCCCTCTCTCAAAAAAGAGCGGATGCTGTAGCCGAGTATCTTGTAACAGAGTTTGGTATTGAAAAAGAAAGAATCTCTGCAAAAGGTTATGGCCCTGATAAGCCGATAACTTCAAATGATACAGAAGAAGGTAAAGATCAAAACAGAAGAGTGGAAGCACTCCTTTTGAAATAA
- a CDS encoding HAD-IIB family hydrolase — translation MKYLIFTDLDGTLLDHFTYSFKEAIPCIDIIKTKNIPLAFITSKTKVEVEKIISQVDYDIVFSVENGAAVYFFDKLKIHNKVFGEKLEKIIQFYEKVKKRYNLLSVFEISEEKLSEMVNLSVEKIRLLKEREFSVPFIIKVNNNLQQLEAEAASSGFKILKGGRFYHLVSKNQDKGVALNYIKNILGKNCKCIGLGDSGNDYDLLSNVDIPIIIKKYDDSYDEKLLDIKGAIKSRFVGPKGWCDSLIKFLKEENGG, via the coding sequence ATGAAATATTTAATTTTTACAGACTTGGACGGGACACTACTTGACCATTTTACTTATTCTTTTAAAGAGGCCATCCCCTGCATAGATATTATCAAAACAAAAAATATACCCCTTGCTTTTATTACGAGCAAAACAAAGGTGGAGGTTGAAAAAATTATCTCTCAGGTAGATTATGATATTGTATTTTCCGTAGAAAACGGGGCAGCAGTATATTTTTTTGACAAATTAAAAATACATAACAAAGTCTTTGGTGAAAAATTAGAGAAGATTATCCAATTTTACGAGAAAGTTAAAAAAAGATATAACTTACTCAGCGTCTTTGAAATATCCGAAGAGAAACTGTCAGAAATGGTTAATTTGTCAGTTGAAAAAATCAGGCTTTTAAAGGAGAGAGAATTTAGTGTGCCTTTTATAATAAAAGTCAATAACAATCTTCAACAACTTGAAGCTGAGGCCGCTTCTTCTGGATTTAAGATACTAAAGGGTGGACGATTTTATCATCTTGTAAGCAAAAATCAGGATAAAGGGGTTGCCTTAAACTACATTAAGAATATTTTAGGTAAAAATTGTAAATGTATTGGCTTGGGTGATAGTGGCAACGACTATGACCTGCTTTCAAACGTAGATATTCCAATTATTATAAAAAAATATGACGACAGTTATGATGAAAAATTGCTCGATATAAAAGGTGCCATTAAAAGTAGGTTTGTAGGTCCAAAAGGTTGGTGCGATTCGTTAATAAAGTTTCTAAAGGAGGAAAACGGTGGCTGA
- a CDS encoding glycosyl transferase has translation MADFYQNSLFTTLQNLNNRKFEEISEDIMKYTSRRKIALLLPALYSEFETEAMKVIINELMEVPFIETIVLSLDQANKDQFLDVKKRLSVLPQEVKVVWNHGERVQELYDELLREDFPLNIPGKGRVVWMGLGYILAQNRHYVVALHDCDILNYKKELVARLVYPLINKNLNYRFSKGYYARVTDKLYGRVKRLFYIPLIRSLKKIVGHENNFLRYLDSFRYALSGEFAFLSDLARTVRISPTWGLEISILSEIYQTVHLSKICQVEIMDTYEHKHNTIDVKKPNEGLIKMASDIAKTTFRVLAQDGVIVSEAFYRTLLATYIQESRRTIEQYYALAEINGLQYDRHEEIKAVESYAVAIKNAWLEFTENPIGVRLISPWIRIESALPGFMEKLSEYVDADNS, from the coding sequence GTGGCTGATTTTTATCAAAATTCACTTTTTACGACTTTACAGAATTTAAATAACAGAAAATTTGAAGAGATATCTGAAGATATTATGAAATACACAAGCAGAAGAAAAATAGCACTCCTTTTGCCTGCGTTGTATTCTGAGTTTGAGACTGAAGCAATGAAAGTCATCATAAATGAATTAATGGAAGTCCCATTTATCGAGACTATAGTTTTGTCCCTTGACCAGGCTAACAAGGATCAATTTCTTGATGTTAAAAAGAGGCTTAGCGTTCTTCCCCAAGAGGTAAAAGTAGTATGGAATCACGGGGAAAGGGTGCAGGAGCTTTATGATGAACTTTTACGGGAAGATTTTCCGCTCAATATCCCTGGTAAAGGGAGGGTAGTATGGATGGGGCTTGGCTATATTTTGGCACAAAACAGACATTATGTTGTGGCTCTTCATGATTGTGATATTTTAAATTACAAAAAAGAATTAGTTGCAAGGCTTGTTTACCCGCTTATAAACAAAAATTTAAATTACAGATTTTCAAAAGGATATTATGCGAGAGTTACAGATAAGCTATACGGCAGAGTAAAAAGGCTTTTTTATATCCCTCTAATTAGGTCGTTGAAAAAGATTGTGGGGCATGAAAATAATTTCTTAAGGTATCTCGATAGTTTCAGATATGCCCTTTCAGGAGAGTTTGCCTTTCTTTCGGATCTTGCAAGGACTGTTAGGATTTCACCCACTTGGGGGCTTGAGATATCCATACTAAGTGAAATATATCAAACTGTTCACTTGAGCAAAATTTGCCAGGTAGAGATTATGGATACTTATGAACATAAGCATAATACAATTGACGTTAAGAAGCCAAACGAGGGGCTTATCAAAATGGCTTCGGATATTGCAAAGACCACTTTTAGGGTATTGGCACAAGACGGAGTTATCGTTTCTGAGGCTTTTTACAGGACACTTCTTGCCACATATATTCAAGAGTCAAGACGGACTATCGAACAATATTATGCACTGGCAGAAATAAATGGACTGCAATACGATAGGCACGAAGAGATAAAGGCTGTGGAGTCTTATGCGGTGGCAATTAAAAATGCTTGGCTGGAGTTTACTGAAAACCCTATCGGAGTAAGACTGATCTCTCCTTGGATAAGGATAGAGTCGGCACTTCCGGGATTTATGGAAAAACTGTCAGAGTATGTTGATGCCGATAACAGTTAA
- a CDS encoding NAD-dependent deacetylase, producing the protein MDAIKKAAEKIKNADILIITAGAGIGVDSGLPDFRGEKGFWHAYPMYERLGLNFYDCANPAHFENDPHFGWGFYGHRLELYRKTKPHKGFDIMLNWGKELMEDYFVITSNVDGQFQKAGFDPYKIYEIHGSIHYLQCLSPCCDAIWENNESVDIDHETMRAKNIPKCKFCGRVARPNILMFGDYSWLPNRSHEQSERLDDFLSFASGKNIVIVEVGAGTAIPSIRYTSERLSKRENATAIRINLRESQISGDNISIPMRGLEAITLIDEELNG; encoded by the coding sequence ATGGATGCCATCAAAAAGGCCGCAGAAAAGATAAAAAATGCTGACATACTTATAATTACCGCAGGTGCGGGGATTGGAGTAGATTCAGGGCTGCCTGATTTCAGAGGGGAAAAAGGGTTTTGGCATGCATATCCAATGTATGAAAGGCTTGGGCTTAATTTTTATGATTGTGCAAACCCTGCCCATTTTGAAAACGACCCGCACTTTGGTTGGGGATTTTACGGACACAGATTGGAATTATACAGGAAAACCAAACCTCACAAAGGGTTTGATATTATGTTAAACTGGGGCAAAGAGCTTATGGAAGATTATTTTGTCATCACTTCCAATGTTGACGGGCAATTTCAAAAAGCCGGGTTTGACCCTTATAAAATTTATGAAATTCACGGCTCTATTCACTATCTCCAATGCCTTTCCCCGTGCTGTGACGCAATTTGGGAAAACAATGAATCAGTTGATATCGACCATGAAACTATGAGAGCTAAAAATATCCCCAAATGCAAATTTTGCGGCCGAGTAGCAAGGCCCAATATTTTGATGTTTGGAGATTACTCATGGCTGCCAAACCGCTCACATGAGCAATCGGAAAGACTGGATGATTTTTTAAGTTTTGCGTCAGGCAAAAATATTGTCATTGTTGAAGTTGGTGCGGGGACTGCCATACCATCAATCAGATATACAAGTGAAAGACTTTCAAAACGTGAAAATGCAACTGCGATAAGAATAAATTTAAGAGAATCACAAATCAGTGGGGATAATATCTCAATCCCAATGAGAGGGCTTGAGGCAATTACTTTGATAGATGAAGAATTAAATGGATGA
- the hisD gene encoding histidinol dehydrogenase, with protein sequence MKDLIVDKNSPKINKILDRGGIFDKEYLPVVMDILDKVKTEKDKALIELTLKFDKTDLTKGFEVEKQYLKTCFDNLPESLQKSLELAKGNIMEYHRNMLEKTWMYEREDGCILGAKVTPLERVGVYVPGGKATYPSTVLMNILPTKVAGVSEVIMVTPATENRLNEVVLAAAYLAGVDRVFKIGGAQAVAALAYGTETIPKVDKIVGPGNIYVALAKKIVFGTVDIDMIAGPSEILVIADKFANPEYVAADMLSQAEHDELASSIVITDNMNLAEKVAAEVEKQLAKLPKKNIAEKSLKDFGAIIVVSDLDEACTLANKIAPEHLELYVKTPFEYLNKIKNAGAIFLGEYTPEAVGDYVAGPNHTLPTNGTARFFSPLGTYDFVKRSSIISFNKDALFNVGESIIEIAKAEGLDAHANSVIKRIK encoded by the coding sequence ATGAAAGATTTGATAGTAGATAAAAATTCGCCGAAGATAAATAAGATTTTAGATAGAGGCGGGATATTTGATAAGGAGTATCTCCCGGTGGTTATGGATATACTTGATAAGGTAAAAACAGAAAAAGATAAGGCACTTATAGAGTTGACTCTGAAATTTGACAAGACGGATTTGACAAAAGGGTTTGAGGTTGAAAAACAATATCTGAAAACATGTTTTGATAATTTGCCTGAAAGTTTGCAAAAATCCCTTGAGCTTGCCAAAGGAAATATCATGGAATATCACAGAAATATGCTTGAGAAAACATGGATGTACGAAAGGGAAGACGGGTGCATACTGGGTGCAAAAGTTACCCCTCTTGAAAGGGTTGGGGTGTATGTGCCGGGTGGAAAAGCTACATATCCTTCAACGGTATTAATGAATATACTTCCTACAAAGGTAGCTGGGGTTAGCGAAGTTATTATGGTTACCCCCGCAACGGAGAATAGGCTCAATGAAGTGGTGCTTGCTGCGGCGTATTTGGCAGGCGTTGACAGGGTATTTAAAATTGGTGGAGCTCAGGCTGTTGCTGCCCTTGCTTACGGCACGGAGACAATACCAAAGGTGGATAAAATAGTTGGCCCGGGCAATATTTATGTGGCTTTGGCAAAGAAAATAGTTTTTGGGACAGTTGATATAGATATGATTGCAGGGCCCAGTGAAATTCTTGTCATAGCTGATAAATTTGCAAACCCGGAATATGTGGCTGCCGATATGCTTTCCCAAGCAGAGCATGATGAGCTGGCCTCTTCGATTGTAATCACCGATAATATGAATTTGGCAGAAAAAGTAGCCGCCGAGGTTGAAAAACAATTAGCCAAACTCCCTAAGAAAAATATTGCTGAAAAATCGCTGAAAGATTTTGGTGCAATTATTGTTGTAAGCGATTTGGATGAGGCGTGCACTCTTGCAAACAAGATTGCCCCTGAGCATCTTGAGCTTTATGTGAAAACCCCTTTTGAATATCTTAATAAAATAAAAAATGCCGGTGCAATATTTTTGGGGGAATATACCCCTGAAGCTGTCGGGGACTATGTCGCAGGGCCAAATCACACACTTCCTACAAACGGTACTGCGAGATTTTTTTCTCCCCTTGGGACTTACGATTTTGTAAAGCGTTCGAGTATAATAAGTTTTAATAAAGATGCTCTGTTTAATGTAGGCGAAAGTATCATAGAGATTGCAAAGGCAGAAGGGCTTGATGCTCACGCAAACTCAGTAATTAAAAGGATTAAATAA